A single window of Dermochelys coriacea isolate rDerCor1 chromosome 2, rDerCor1.pri.v4, whole genome shotgun sequence DNA harbors:
- the OTULINL gene encoding inactive ubiquitin thioesterase OTULINL isoform X2: MLRRLDRGESKNREQLTEPVKSKRVNQSSKKNIGRNEMLSWMTSFNHFLHIVWQKLERQLILVMSFLLAALWYCRRLYAYLAQLLKWWSRYLQRKFKKNLSVLAEVDLLGYCAKEWKGETKQAKQMKAAYKELFWRYHIKYIRQVRRDNYCALRAVLFQVFSQGIYFPSWMKERDILKLPEKLLYSQGCNWIQQYSFGPERYTGANVFGKLRKCIETLKTQWTEISGVKDHDERGNMCNILFSDESKEYKLYEAIKFIMLYQVVEAYEQMKNEQKHVPILFSLLFARDTSSDPLSFMMNHLNSIGDTGGLEQVEMFLLGYLLEVKIRVYRLYKFNTEEFKVNYPEEYHRDWQEVSLLTEDDRHYHIPIIRI, translated from the exons gaAGGAACGAAATGCTATCCTGGATGACATCTTTCAACCATTTCTTACATATTGTGTGGCAAAAATTAGAGAGACAACTAATATTAGTCATGTCTTTTCTCCTTGCTGCTCTCTGGTATTGTAGAAGGCTCTATGCATACTTAGCACAGCTGTTGAAATG GTGGAGCAGATATCTGCAGAGAAAATTTAAAA AGAACCTCAGTGTACTGGCAGAAGTTGATCTGCTTGGTTATTGTGCAAAAGAATGGAAAGGAGAAACCAAGCAGGCCAAGCAGATGAAGGCG GCTTATAAAGAACTATTTTGGAGATACCATATTAAATATATACGACAAGTCAGAAGAGATAACTACTGTGCATTAAGAGCTGTGCTGTTTCAGGTATTCAGCCAGGGCATTTATTTTCCATCATGGATGAAGGAGCGAGACATTTTAAAG CTCCCTGAAAAGCTTCTGTATTCACAAGGCTGCAACTGGATTCAGCAATATAGTTTTGGACCAGAAAGATACACAGGCGCCAACGTATTTGGAAAATTACGTAAATGTATTGAAACGTTAAAGACACAG TGGACTGAAATAAGTGGTGTTAAAGACCATGACGAAAGAGGAAACATGTGCAATATCCTTTTCTCTGATGAAAGCAAGGAATATAAGCTGTATGAGGCTATAAAATTCATCATGCTTTACCAAGTTGTGGAAGCCTATGAACAGATGAAGAATGAGCAGAAACATGTACCCATCCTTTTTAGCCTCCTTTTTGCTCGTGATACATCATCTGACCCTTTGAGTTTCATGATGAATCATCTGAATTCCATAGGGGACACGGGTGGTCTGGAGCAG GTTGAAATGTTTCTTCTTGGATATTTACTTGAAGTAAAGATAAGAGTTTACAGACTGTATAAGTTTAACACTGAAGAGTTTAAAGTAAACTATCCAGAGGAGTATCACAGGGACTGGCAGGAAGTCTCTCTTCTGACTGAGGATGACCGTCACTATCATATCCCCATTATTAGAATATAA
- the OTULINL gene encoding inactive ubiquitin thioesterase OTULINL isoform X3, with product MLSWMTSFNHFLHIVWQKLERQLILVMSFLLAALWYCRRLYAYLAQLLKWWSRYLQRKFKKNLSVLAEVDLLGYCAKEWKGETKQAKQMKAAYKELFWRYHIKYIRQVRRDNYCALRAVLFQVFSQGIYFPSWMKERDILKLPEKLLYSQGCNWIQQYSFGPERYTGANVFGKLRKCIETLKTQWTEISGVKDHDERGNMCNILFSDESKEYKLYEAIKFIMLYQVVEAYEQMKNEQKHVPILFSLLFARDTSSDPLSFMMNHLNSIGDTGGLEQVEMFLLGYLLEVKIRVYRLYKFNTEEFKVNYPEEYHRDWQEVSLLTEDDRHYHIPIIRI from the exons ATGCTATCCTGGATGACATCTTTCAACCATTTCTTACATATTGTGTGGCAAAAATTAGAGAGACAACTAATATTAGTCATGTCTTTTCTCCTTGCTGCTCTCTGGTATTGTAGAAGGCTCTATGCATACTTAGCACAGCTGTTGAAATG GTGGAGCAGATATCTGCAGAGAAAATTTAAAA AGAACCTCAGTGTACTGGCAGAAGTTGATCTGCTTGGTTATTGTGCAAAAGAATGGAAAGGAGAAACCAAGCAGGCCAAGCAGATGAAGGCG GCTTATAAAGAACTATTTTGGAGATACCATATTAAATATATACGACAAGTCAGAAGAGATAACTACTGTGCATTAAGAGCTGTGCTGTTTCAGGTATTCAGCCAGGGCATTTATTTTCCATCATGGATGAAGGAGCGAGACATTTTAAAG CTCCCTGAAAAGCTTCTGTATTCACAAGGCTGCAACTGGATTCAGCAATATAGTTTTGGACCAGAAAGATACACAGGCGCCAACGTATTTGGAAAATTACGTAAATGTATTGAAACGTTAAAGACACAG TGGACTGAAATAAGTGGTGTTAAAGACCATGACGAAAGAGGAAACATGTGCAATATCCTTTTCTCTGATGAAAGCAAGGAATATAAGCTGTATGAGGCTATAAAATTCATCATGCTTTACCAAGTTGTGGAAGCCTATGAACAGATGAAGAATGAGCAGAAACATGTACCCATCCTTTTTAGCCTCCTTTTTGCTCGTGATACATCATCTGACCCTTTGAGTTTCATGATGAATCATCTGAATTCCATAGGGGACACGGGTGGTCTGGAGCAG GTTGAAATGTTTCTTCTTGGATATTTACTTGAAGTAAAGATAAGAGTTTACAGACTGTATAAGTTTAACACTGAAGAGTTTAAAGTAAACTATCCAGAGGAGTATCACAGGGACTGGCAGGAAGTCTCTCTTCTGACTGAGGATGACCGTCACTATCATATCCCCATTATTAGAATATAA